The genomic interval GGAGATCAGCACGACTGTCTTCACCGGTGTCCCTCCTTGAGGATCCTGAGGATAGCTTCGCTCACCAGACGGATCTCCTCTGGGGCGATCTTCGGCGAGACGGGGAGGTTGACGAGCCTGACAAAGACATCCTCCGCCACCGGGAACGCCCCCTCCCCGAGACCCAGGACCTCCCGGTAGTAACTGTGCAGGTGCAGGGGTCGGAAGAGCACGCTCGTCCCGACGCCGGCCGCGCGGAGGCACTCGATCACCTGTTCCCGGCTGACCCGGAGTCGTTCCAGGTTCAGCAGGAGCGGGAACAGGTGCCAGGCATGGGAGACCCACGGGCGCGCTCTCGGGAGCGTCACCTCTGCCACCCCGCCCAGGATCTCGGCGTAGATCGCCGCGTTCTCAGCCCGGCGCTTCGTGAACCAGTCCAGCCGCCTCAGCTGGTGGAGGCCGAGTGCCGCCTGGATGTCCATCATGTTGTACTTGTACCCCAGGGCGATGATGTCGTACTCCCATGTCCCGCGGGGCGTGTAACGCCTCCAGATCTCCCGCGCGTCGTCGATCCCGTACATCCCCAGCATGCGGGCCCGGCGGGCGACCTCCTCGTGACCCGTCACGAGCATCCCACCTTCTCCCGTGGTCAGGTTCTTCGTCGCGTAGAAGCTGAAGCAGGTCACGTCCCCCATGGAACCGACCGGCCGTTCCCGGTACCGGGCCCCTAGCGCATGGGCCGCGTCCTCCACGACGGCCAGCCCGTGGCGCCGCGCGAGACTCAGGATCGGGTCCATCTCCGCCGGGTGACCGCCGTAGTGGACCGGGAGGATGGCTCGCGTCCGGGAGGTGATGGAGCTGGCCACCTTGGCCGGGTCCAGGTTGAACGTGTCCGGCTCGATGTCCACGAACACGGGCCGCGCTCGCTGGTACAGGATCACATGCGCGGTCGAAGCGAAGGTGAAGGGACTGGTGATCACCTCGTCCCCCTCTCCGACTCCCAGCGCGGCCAGGGCGAGGTGCAGTGCCGCGGTGCAGGAGTTCACCGCCACGGCGTACCGAGCTCCGCAGAACTCAGCCAGCTCATGCTCGAACCGTTGGGTCCGCGGCCCCGTGGTGAGCCAGCCGGACTCCAGCGTATCCAGGACCTCCTGTTTTTCCTCCTCCCCGATGAAGGGAGGGGCGAAGGGGATGAAACGGTCCGCCACCCCTGCGCTGTCGCAAGGCACGTTAGGCATTGACGTACCGACCATCGTCGGGGTCCAGGATCTCACCGCTGGTCAGGGCGCGAGCGATCTCCCGGATGCCATCGGTCACGCCCCGCATCGCCCGGAACCCCAGCACCGCCGCGGCCTTCGCGAAGCTCACGTGGTAGTCCCTGAGGTCCGGGGCCTGGGGGAGCACCTCCACACTGATGCCGGGAAAATGCCCTGCGACCACCCTGCCGATCTCGCCGATCTGGTAGTTCTGCTCGTCCGAGCCCACGTTGATGATCTCCCCGTGGATCCGCTCGCGGGCGGCCTGAAGCGCCAGGACATAGGCCTCGGCGGCGTCCGCCACGTGGACGAGGGGCCGCCACTGCTCGCCCCCATAGATCCTGATACGCCGGCGCGTCACCGCGTGCATGGTCAGGGTGTTGACGATGAGGTCGAACCGCATCCGGGGGGACAGGCCGTACAGGGTCGCCATCCGCAGGACGACCGGGGAGAAGGTCGCATCGGCCAGGCTCAGAATCTCCTGTTCCGCCTGCATCTTGAGCCGGGCGTAATGGGAGATGGGACGCAGCGGCGAGGACTCGGTCAGGATTCCTTCCTGGGCCCCGTAGCAGCTGTCGGTCGAGGCGAACACGAACCGGGAGATGCCGCAGTACCGGGCAGCCTGAGCCGCGAGGATCGCGGAGAGGTAGTTCACCTCCACGGCCCCCCGGGCGTCCTTCTGGCAGGCCGGCTCCCCGACCAGGGCCGCCAAGACGATGACCGCGTCGTGCCCAGGGATGGCGGCGGCCAACCCCGACAGGTCCCGGACATCCCCCCGGATCAGGCAGAACCCCGGGTCGCCCTCCAGCTCCTTCATGGGCTCCGGGCCGAAGAGGAGTGCATCGTAGACCGTGACCCCCCACCCCTCAGCGAGCAGGCGGCGCGTGAGCACCGCCCCCAGGTAGCCCGCCCCGCCGATCAGCAGCGCACGCTGCCGCGTGACGCTCATGCCGTGCCCACCCCCGGCGTGAGGGCCGCTCGCAAGCCCTCCGGCCCCAGACGGGCCTTTCCCCACCCGAAGTAGATCGGGGCGCACGCGTGGTGGTCCCGCACCCACGCGGCGCCCAGGAACTCCCCTGGCTGTCCCATGATGTCGTGGCACAGGGTGTCGA from Candidatus Rokuibacteriota bacterium carries:
- a CDS encoding SDR family oxidoreductase; its protein translation is MSVTRQRALLIGGAGYLGAVLTRRLLAEGWGVTVYDALLFGPEPMKELEGDPGFCLIRGDVRDLSGLAAAIPGHDAVIVLAALVGEPACQKDARGAVEVNYLSAILAAQAARYCGISRFVFASTDSCYGAQEGILTESSPLRPISHYARLKMQAEQEILSLADATFSPVVLRMATLYGLSPRMRFDLIVNTLTMHAVTRRRIRIYGGEQWRPLVHVADAAEAYVLALQAARERIHGEIINVGSDEQNYQIGEIGRVVAGHFPGISVEVLPQAPDLRDYHVSFAKAAAVLGFRAMRGVTDGIREIARALTSGEILDPDDGRYVNA
- a CDS encoding DegT/DnrJ/EryC1/StrS aminotransferase family protein gives rise to the protein MPNVPCDSAGVADRFIPFAPPFIGEEEKQEVLDTLESGWLTTGPRTQRFEHELAEFCGARYAVAVNSCTAALHLALAALGVGEGDEVITSPFTFASTAHVILYQRARPVFVDIEPDTFNLDPAKVASSITSRTRAILPVHYGGHPAEMDPILSLARRHGLAVVEDAAHALGARYRERPVGSMGDVTCFSFYATKNLTTGEGGMLVTGHEEVARRARMLGMYGIDDAREIWRRYTPRGTWEYDIIALGYKYNMMDIQAALGLHQLRRLDWFTKRRAENAAIYAEILGGVAEVTLPRARPWVSHAWHLFPLLLNLERLRVSREQVIECLRAAGVGTSVLFRPLHLHSYYREVLGLGEGAFPVAEDVFVRLVNLPVSPKIAPEEIRLVSEAILRILKEGHR